One Actinoplanes missouriensis 431 DNA segment encodes these proteins:
- a CDS encoding GtrA family protein: protein MPNADRLLRYGVSGGLSALTHFGVGLAGTRVLPPVPASSAGFAASVVVSYLLQHSWVFRSGTGHRVAAPRFLAVTAAAFTLNAAVLWLGADVIGGPYPAVQAVALVLIPLLNYAINSRWTFTGVRPDPSPTAPTPSPSPPGD, encoded by the coding sequence ATGCCGAACGCTGACCGTCTCCTGCGCTACGGCGTCAGCGGCGGCCTGAGCGCGCTCACCCACTTCGGGGTGGGCCTCGCCGGAACCCGCGTGCTCCCCCCGGTCCCGGCGTCGAGCGCGGGCTTCGCGGCGAGTGTGGTGGTCTCCTACCTGCTTCAGCACAGCTGGGTGTTCCGCTCCGGAACCGGCCACCGGGTAGCCGCCCCACGCTTCCTCGCGGTGACGGCCGCCGCGTTCACCCTGAACGCCGCGGTGCTCTGGCTCGGCGCGGACGTGATCGGCGGCCCCTACCCGGCGGTCCAGGCCGTGGCGCTCGTGCTGATCCCGCTGCTGAACTACGCCATCAACTCCCGCTGGACCTTCACGGGGGTACGGCCCGACCCGTCCCCAACCGCCCCCACCCCGTCCCCCAGCCCGCCGGGCGACTGA
- a CDS encoding glycosyltransferase family 2 protein, with protein MNDPLISVVAPIYNEGDGVDRFTARIAEVLGGAGLRYELLLVDDGSTDDSWSRIAHQSRLDSRVRGLRLSRNFGKEAALLAGLEQATGDAVVVIDADLQHPPSAIPALVRRWQDGAHVVEAVKRNRAGQSLGNRLSSRLFNSAFTGLTRVDLVDATDFRLLGRPALDALLRMPEHSSFFRGTSSWIGFTRATVEVDIDHRAGGASRWTLRGLFRLAVNGLTSFTSAPLHLVTLAGIGFALFSLVLGVQTLVRWISGGSVAGFTTVILLLLVTGTFVLLGLGVIGEYLARIHEEVRGRPRYLIQERSDTTAPGVPEQWVAEQHAER; from the coding sequence ATGAACGACCCGCTCATCTCGGTGGTCGCGCCGATCTACAACGAGGGCGACGGCGTCGACCGGTTCACCGCCCGGATCGCCGAGGTGCTCGGCGGCGCCGGACTGCGCTACGAGCTGCTGCTCGTCGACGACGGCTCCACCGACGACTCGTGGTCCCGGATCGCACACCAGTCCCGCCTCGACTCCCGGGTCCGCGGCCTGCGGCTGTCCCGCAACTTCGGCAAGGAAGCCGCCCTGCTCGCCGGCCTGGAGCAGGCGACGGGCGACGCCGTCGTGGTGATCGACGCGGACCTGCAGCACCCGCCGTCGGCGATCCCCGCCCTGGTCCGCCGCTGGCAGGACGGCGCCCACGTGGTCGAGGCCGTGAAACGCAACCGGGCCGGCCAGTCGCTCGGCAACCGGCTCAGTTCCCGCCTGTTCAACTCCGCGTTCACCGGTCTCACCCGGGTCGACCTGGTCGACGCCACCGACTTCCGGCTGCTCGGCCGGCCCGCGCTCGACGCGCTGCTGCGGATGCCCGAGCACTCGTCGTTCTTCCGCGGCACCAGCAGCTGGATCGGCTTCACCCGGGCCACCGTCGAGGTGGACATCGACCACCGCGCCGGCGGGGCGTCCCGGTGGACGCTGCGCGGCCTGTTCCGCCTCGCCGTGAACGGTCTCACCTCGTTCACCTCCGCCCCGCTGCACCTGGTCACCCTCGCCGGGATCGGCTTCGCGCTCTTCTCCCTGGTGCTCGGCGTGCAGACCCTGGTGCGCTGGATCAGCGGGGGATCGGTGGCCGGTTTCACCACGGTCATCCTGCTGCTCCTGGTCACCGGCACGTTCGTGCTGCTCGGCCTCGGGGTGATCGGGGAGTACCTGGCCCGCATCCACGAGGAGGTCCGCGGACGGCCGCGCTACCTGATCCAGGAGCGCTCGGACACCACCGCGCCGGGCGTGCCCGAGCAGTGGGTGGCCGAACAGCATGCCGAACGCTGA
- a CDS encoding Uma2 family endonuclease, translating to MSIALHADVEELLKRDDLTVDDIADLPEDLRYELIDGRLVLSPLALPIHQFIAHRITVAAEEHCPEDVLVNGEQAVLLDRRNELHPDVVLIREEGAGKSPVKPGDVPLVVEVVSESSKKYDRDGKLKKYAYVGIRNYWIVDPLAERVTLTQFALGPGGDYQQLLETDELVTVDRPWRITLDLPAWTRRRDRIRAVARPDN from the coding sequence ATGAGCATCGCCCTGCACGCCGATGTCGAGGAGTTGCTGAAGCGAGACGACCTGACCGTCGACGACATCGCGGACCTTCCCGAGGATCTCCGCTACGAGTTGATCGACGGAAGGCTCGTTTTGTCCCCCCTCGCCCTGCCCATCCATCAGTTCATCGCGCACAGGATCACTGTTGCGGCAGAGGAGCACTGTCCGGAGGACGTGCTTGTCAACGGCGAACAGGCGGTTCTGCTGGACCGGCGCAATGAGCTTCACCCCGACGTGGTGCTGATCCGCGAAGAGGGCGCGGGCAAGTCGCCGGTCAAGCCGGGCGACGTGCCGCTCGTCGTCGAGGTTGTCTCGGAGTCGTCGAAGAAGTACGACCGCGACGGCAAGCTCAAGAAGTACGCCTACGTCGGCATCCGGAACTACTGGATCGTCGACCCGCTGGCCGAGCGCGTGACGCTCACGCAGTTCGCGCTCGGTCCCGGCGGGGACTACCAGCAGCTGCTTGAGACCGATGAGCTGGTCACGGTCGATCGGCCGTGGCGGATCACGCTCGACCTTCCGGCATGGACGCGACGGCGGGACCGGATTCGTGCGGTGGCCCGGCCGGACAACTGA
- the ffh gene encoding signal recognition particle protein yields the protein MFDTLSDRLSGIFTKLRGKGRLTDADIDATAREIRLALLEADVALPVVKAFIASLKERARGAEVSQALNPAQQIIKIVHEELITILGGEGRRLQLAKQPPTVIMLAGLQGSGKTTLAGKLSRWLKSQGHQPLLVAADLQRPNAVNQLQVLAGRAGVDVYAPQPGNGVGDPVQVAKDSIEHARRTAKDIVIVDTAGRLGIDAEMMQQAADIRAAVDPDEVIFVIDAMVGQDAVQTAEAFRDGVGITGVVLSKLDGDARGGAALSVRHVTGQPILFASTGEKLEDFDVFHPDRMASRILGMGDVLTLIETAEAAFDEDQKEKMTSKLLGGEQFTLEDFLDQLIAVRRMGPIANILGMMPGMGQMKDQLAELDDSHFDRVTAIIRSMTPQERTTPKIINASRRVRIANGSGVTVMDVNQLLNRFADAQKMMKQMSGMMGLPGTRRKATKSPKNKRKGTKGGNRPRVGGAGGGMPAGFPGGMPQLPPGLDPNALGGGGMPPGFKLPKLDFNKLNKPKDDNR from the coding sequence GTGTTTGACACCTTGAGTGACCGCCTGTCCGGGATCTTCACCAAGCTCCGCGGCAAGGGCCGGCTCACCGACGCCGACATCGACGCCACCGCGCGCGAGATCCGTCTCGCGCTGCTGGAGGCGGACGTCGCGCTGCCGGTGGTCAAGGCGTTCATCGCCAGCCTCAAGGAGCGGGCGCGCGGCGCCGAGGTCTCCCAGGCGCTCAACCCCGCGCAGCAGATCATCAAGATCGTCCACGAGGAGCTCATCACCATCCTCGGTGGCGAGGGCCGGCGCCTGCAGCTGGCGAAACAGCCGCCTACCGTGATCATGCTGGCCGGTCTCCAGGGTTCCGGTAAGACGACGCTGGCCGGCAAGCTGTCCCGCTGGCTCAAGTCGCAGGGCCACCAGCCGCTGCTCGTCGCCGCCGACCTCCAGCGGCCGAACGCGGTGAACCAGCTCCAGGTCCTGGCCGGCCGTGCCGGGGTGGACGTCTACGCTCCGCAGCCCGGCAACGGCGTCGGCGACCCGGTGCAGGTCGCCAAGGACTCGATCGAGCACGCCCGGCGGACGGCGAAGGACATCGTCATCGTCGACACCGCCGGCCGCCTCGGCATCGACGCCGAGATGATGCAGCAGGCCGCCGACATCCGCGCCGCGGTCGACCCGGACGAGGTCATCTTCGTCATCGACGCGATGGTCGGCCAGGACGCGGTGCAGACCGCCGAGGCGTTCCGCGACGGCGTCGGCATCACCGGCGTGGTTCTCTCCAAGCTCGACGGCGACGCCCGGGGTGGCGCCGCGCTCTCCGTCCGGCACGTCACCGGCCAGCCCATCCTGTTCGCCTCCACCGGTGAGAAACTGGAGGACTTCGACGTCTTCCACCCGGACCGGATGGCCAGCCGGATCCTCGGCATGGGTGACGTTCTGACCCTCATCGAGACCGCAGAGGCGGCGTTCGACGAGGATCAGAAGGAGAAGATGACCAGCAAGCTGCTCGGTGGCGAGCAGTTCACGCTGGAGGACTTCCTGGACCAGCTGATCGCGGTCCGGCGGATGGGCCCGATCGCCAACATCCTCGGCATGATGCCGGGCATGGGCCAGATGAAGGATCAACTGGCCGAGCTCGACGACAGCCACTTCGACCGGGTGACCGCGATCATCCGCTCGATGACGCCGCAGGAGCGCACCACGCCGAAAATCATCAACGCGTCGCGCCGCGTGCGCATCGCGAACGGCTCCGGCGTCACCGTGATGGACGTGAACCAGCTGCTCAACCGCTTCGCCGACGCGCAGAAGATGATGAAGCAGATGAGCGGCATGATGGGCCTGCCCGGCACCCGCCGGAAAGCGACGAAGAGCCCGAAGAACAAGCGCAAGGGCACCAAGGGCGGCAACCGTCCCCGCGTGGGCGGCGCCGGCGGCGGGATGCCGGCCGGCTTCCCGGGCGGGATGCCCCAGCTGCCGCCGGGCCTGGACCCGAACGCGCTGGGCGGAGGCGGCATGCCGCCCGGCTTCAAGCTGCCGAAACTCGACTTCAACAAGCTGAACAAGCCGAAGGACGACAATCGCTAG
- a CDS encoding nucleotide sugar dehydrogenase: protein MSYDVVILGLGYVGLPLAQQATRAGLSVLGFDVDETVVRALGDGRSHVDDLSDDDVAAMIADGFLPTTDETLIAQARTAVICVPTPLSEGDGPDLRAVLGATSAVGRNLRPGMLVVLESTTYPGTTDDEVRPRLEQLSGLTAGIDFHLAFSPERIDPGNEVFGAHNTPKVVGGYTRGCTAAAAGFYGRFVETVVQTRGTREAETAKLLENTYRHVNIALVNEMARFCHELDIDLWDVIHAASTKPFGFQAFYPGPGVGGHCIPIDPNYLSHNVRSKLGYPFRFVELAQEINTTMPAYVARRAQNLLNADGQAVRGATVLLLGITYKANIADQRESPAAPLARQLAALGATVAYHDPHVRTWDISGVPVSRTDDLEGAAASADLVILVQNHREYDADHLARIAKRFFDTRGVTTAREAHRL, encoded by the coding sequence ATGAGCTACGACGTCGTCATCCTCGGACTCGGGTACGTCGGGCTGCCGCTCGCGCAGCAGGCCACCCGGGCCGGCCTCTCCGTCCTCGGCTTCGACGTCGACGAGACGGTGGTGCGCGCGCTCGGCGACGGCCGGTCCCACGTGGACGACCTCAGCGACGACGACGTGGCCGCGATGATCGCCGACGGCTTCCTGCCGACCACCGACGAGACGCTCATCGCGCAGGCGCGGACCGCGGTGATCTGCGTGCCCACCCCGCTCTCCGAGGGCGACGGGCCGGACCTGCGGGCGGTCCTCGGCGCGACCTCGGCGGTCGGGCGCAACCTGCGGCCCGGCATGCTGGTGGTGCTGGAGTCGACGACGTACCCGGGCACCACCGACGACGAGGTCCGCCCGCGGCTGGAGCAGCTCTCCGGGCTCACCGCCGGCATCGACTTCCACCTGGCGTTCTCCCCGGAGCGGATCGACCCGGGCAACGAGGTGTTCGGCGCGCACAACACCCCGAAGGTGGTCGGCGGGTACACGCGGGGATGCACGGCGGCCGCGGCCGGCTTCTACGGCCGGTTCGTCGAGACGGTGGTCCAGACCCGCGGCACCCGTGAGGCGGAGACCGCGAAGCTGCTGGAGAACACGTACCGGCACGTCAACATCGCGCTGGTCAACGAGATGGCCCGGTTCTGCCACGAACTCGACATCGACCTCTGGGACGTGATCCACGCGGCGTCCACGAAGCCCTTCGGCTTCCAGGCGTTCTATCCCGGCCCCGGCGTCGGCGGCCACTGCATCCCGATCGACCCGAACTACCTCTCCCACAACGTGCGCAGCAAGCTCGGCTATCCGTTCCGCTTCGTCGAGCTGGCGCAGGAGATCAACACCACCATGCCGGCCTATGTCGCCCGGCGAGCCCAGAATCTGCTCAACGCGGACGGCCAGGCGGTGCGCGGCGCGACGGTCCTGCTGCTCGGCATCACCTACAAGGCCAACATCGCCGACCAGCGCGAGTCCCCGGCCGCACCGCTCGCCCGCCAGCTGGCCGCCCTCGGCGCCACCGTCGCCTACCACGACCCGCACGTCCGCACCTGGGACATCAGCGGCGTCCCGGTCTCCCGCACCGACGACCTGGAGGGCGCGGCCGCCTCAGCCGACCTGGTGATCCTGGTCCAGAACCACCGCGAATACGACGCCGACCACCTGGCCCGCATCGCAAAACGCTTCTTCGACACCCGCGGCGTCACGACAGCACGCGAGGCCCACCGCCTCTGA
- a CDS encoding stealth family protein — protein MTLRQILRLTPWSVRRRIFTSAERHLLPRVAPERRLRVARTLMPLDAAPVAGHRRGTRARVSTDAAPVAVRRENLDRVVRAFDAAGIDWFRLPASTPLRTAVAVTENDRDRALALLRELARRDHGRLRTVLRPGRRAEPRVVEVCWPVTDPGASMLLGDDYACEIEFWRAKGDQLIAPRGNPVADTVPAGEPAVIAPETAFGPFSSPDDVTGYRTRAVFTAVDPDRIDFPIDVVYTWVDGDDPAWQRRKARALDANPWVAGVNPQATNDSRYTSRDELRYSLRSLHCFAPWVRRIFLVTDDQAPDWLDRDHPRITLVSHREIFGDTGTLPTFNSQAIESRLHRIPGLAEHFLYLNDDVILGRPVTPDLFFTPGGLTKFFPSKAQVDLTPHAPGDRPADSAAKNNRRLIEEAFGRVLTRKMKHTPHPSRRSVIAEIEQRFAGHVASTAAHQFRHPDDVSLLSSLQQYYAYLTGRAAKGRIRYLYTDLAEPVTPLRLARLLRERDTDAFCLNDVDTDSAAVADQEALLADFLPLYLPFVSPFESRGPRAGTAPAAPAIAAPRQPLPGRDDVALPPVA, from the coding sequence GTGACCCTGCGGCAGATCCTGCGGCTGACCCCCTGGTCGGTCCGGCGACGGATCTTCACGTCGGCCGAGCGACACCTGTTGCCCCGTGTCGCACCGGAACGGCGGCTGCGCGTAGCCCGTACCCTGATGCCTCTCGACGCCGCACCCGTGGCGGGCCACAGGCGCGGCACCCGGGCGCGAGTGAGCACCGACGCCGCGCCCGTCGCCGTCCGCCGGGAAAACCTGGACCGGGTCGTCCGGGCGTTCGACGCGGCCGGGATCGACTGGTTCCGGCTGCCGGCCTCCACACCCCTGCGCACCGCCGTCGCGGTGACCGAGAACGATCGCGACAGGGCACTCGCCCTGCTGCGCGAGCTGGCCCGCCGCGACCACGGCCGGCTCCGGACCGTGCTGCGGCCCGGCCGGCGCGCCGAACCCCGCGTCGTTGAGGTCTGCTGGCCGGTCACCGATCCGGGTGCGAGCATGCTGCTCGGCGACGACTACGCGTGCGAGATCGAGTTCTGGCGGGCGAAGGGCGACCAGCTGATCGCGCCGCGCGGCAACCCGGTGGCCGACACGGTGCCGGCCGGCGAACCCGCGGTGATCGCACCCGAGACGGCCTTCGGACCGTTCAGCTCCCCCGACGACGTGACCGGTTACCGCACCCGCGCGGTCTTCACCGCCGTCGACCCGGACCGGATCGACTTCCCGATCGACGTGGTCTACACCTGGGTCGACGGCGACGACCCGGCCTGGCAGCGCCGCAAGGCCCGCGCCCTGGACGCCAACCCGTGGGTCGCCGGGGTCAACCCGCAGGCCACCAACGACTCCCGGTACACCAGCCGCGACGAGCTGCGCTACTCGCTGCGCTCGCTGCACTGCTTCGCGCCCTGGGTACGCCGGATCTTCCTGGTCACCGACGACCAGGCACCGGACTGGCTGGACCGCGACCACCCGCGGATCACGCTGGTCAGCCACCGGGAGATCTTCGGCGACACCGGCACGCTGCCGACGTTCAACTCGCAGGCGATCGAGTCCCGGCTGCACCGGATCCCCGGGCTCGCCGAGCATTTCCTCTACCTCAACGACGACGTGATCCTGGGCCGGCCGGTCACGCCCGACCTGTTCTTCACGCCGGGCGGGCTGACCAAGTTCTTCCCGTCCAAGGCCCAGGTCGACCTCACCCCGCACGCGCCCGGCGACCGGCCCGCCGACTCGGCCGCCAAGAACAACCGGCGGCTCATCGAGGAGGCCTTCGGCCGGGTGCTGACCCGCAAGATGAAGCACACCCCGCACCCGTCCCGGCGCAGCGTGATCGCCGAGATCGAGCAGCGGTTCGCCGGTCACGTGGCGTCGACCGCGGCACACCAGTTCCGGCACCCGGACGACGTGTCGCTGCTCTCCTCGCTCCAGCAGTACTACGCGTACCTGACCGGGCGGGCCGCCAAGGGCCGGATCCGCTACCTCTACACCGACCTGGCCGAGCCGGTCACGCCGCTGCGGCTGGCCCGGCTGCTGCGCGAGCGCGACACCGACGCGTTCTGCCTGAACGACGTGGACACCGACAGCGCCGCGGTGGCCGACCAGGAAGCGCTGCTCGCCGACTTCCTTCCGCTGTACCTGCCGTTCGTCTCGCCTTTCGAGTCGCGCGGGCCACGCGCCGGGACGGCTCCGGCCGCGCCGGCCATCGCCGCGCCGCGCCAACCGCTTCCGGGCCGCGACGACGTGGCGCTGCCGCCCGTCGCCTGA
- a CDS encoding glycosyltransferase codes for MSEHVHDVAILSDFRYPGGTSASIAAEVRAQAEAGLSTVLIQVRSPHLKRDRPFNPLIVELLRDGSAHLAVEGEPVRAKLFVLRQPRIFTADLASVPRVAADRTVMVLNQAPGDAADPARYYDFAKVKARIEGYCGSDVEWAPISPQVRAEVLRAAPDAALSGEDWHEIIDVAQWRTGRDGPAGAAPVIGRHGRPDPVKWPRTTEELLQVYPDDPGVRVRILGGGELAVERLGRTPAGWEIVEFGSVPPREFLGTLDFFVYFHDPDLVEAFGRTIMEAMAAGVPVLIGEHFRPVFGDAALYTTPAGVLPLVRELHADPQRYREVAENARAFVEDRFGYASHLSRLADRGVRPPGPGTDVEVHRPSSLVVSRRHRGVLMVSDNGVGLGHLSRLMAIGRRLPAGTPAVIATQSHGASVAHREGFLTEYIPSRSVLKLPRQGWTDTLRSRLEHLIDLHEPAVVAVDSVPHDGIVAAVRSRPDVTWVWVRRPMWRRDTGAEWIERGGYFDAILEPGEFAAAADEGPTVTDRAGVHAVEPITYLDPDELAEPVAAREALGLEPGRPAALLQLGAGNINDIASPVARIAGHLRSAGFQVVLAESAIATDPMPPIPGAHLVKLYPISRYLRGLDLVISASGYNSFHELLAFGVPAVFVPNHETSLDDQVSRARFAAAAGAALIVEDPDGEDLDRVLAVAVRAEVRDQLSRRCEQVRPGNGAAAAARWLAELADRRTPGV; via the coding sequence ATGAGCGAGCACGTCCATGACGTGGCGATCCTCTCGGACTTCCGCTATCCGGGCGGCACCTCGGCCAGCATCGCCGCCGAGGTGCGGGCGCAGGCGGAAGCCGGGCTCTCCACGGTGCTGATCCAGGTGCGCTCGCCGCATCTGAAGCGGGACCGTCCGTTCAATCCCCTGATCGTGGAGTTGCTCCGGGACGGGTCGGCGCACCTCGCGGTGGAGGGCGAGCCGGTGCGGGCGAAGCTGTTCGTGCTCCGCCAGCCACGGATCTTCACGGCCGACCTCGCGTCGGTGCCCCGGGTCGCCGCGGATCGCACGGTCATGGTGCTGAACCAGGCGCCCGGCGACGCCGCCGACCCGGCCCGCTACTACGACTTCGCCAAGGTCAAGGCGCGGATCGAGGGTTACTGCGGCAGTGACGTGGAGTGGGCGCCGATCAGCCCGCAGGTCCGGGCCGAAGTGCTGCGCGCGGCCCCGGACGCAGCCCTGTCCGGCGAGGACTGGCACGAGATCATCGATGTGGCGCAGTGGCGGACCGGCCGCGACGGCCCGGCCGGCGCGGCGCCGGTCATCGGCCGGCACGGACGGCCCGACCCGGTGAAGTGGCCGCGCACCACCGAGGAACTGCTGCAGGTGTACCCGGACGACCCGGGCGTGCGGGTGCGGATCCTCGGCGGCGGCGAGCTGGCCGTCGAGCGGCTCGGCCGTACCCCGGCCGGCTGGGAGATCGTCGAGTTCGGCTCGGTGCCGCCACGGGAGTTCCTCGGCACCCTGGACTTCTTCGTCTACTTCCACGACCCGGACCTGGTCGAGGCGTTCGGCCGCACGATCATGGAGGCGATGGCGGCCGGTGTGCCGGTGCTGATCGGCGAGCACTTCCGCCCGGTCTTCGGCGACGCGGCGCTCTACACCACCCCGGCCGGCGTGTTGCCGCTGGTCCGTGAGCTGCATGCCGACCCGCAGCGGTACCGCGAGGTCGCCGAGAACGCCCGCGCCTTCGTCGAGGACCGATTCGGGTACGCGTCCCACCTGTCCCGCCTTGCCGACCGCGGCGTGCGCCCACCCGGCCCCGGCACCGACGTCGAGGTGCACCGGCCGTCCTCGCTCGTGGTCTCCCGGCGGCACCGGGGCGTGCTGATGGTCAGCGACAACGGGGTGGGACTGGGCCACCTGTCCCGGCTCATGGCGATCGGCCGGCGGCTCCCGGCGGGCACCCCGGCGGTGATCGCCACCCAGTCGCACGGCGCCTCGGTCGCGCACCGGGAGGGCTTCCTCACCGAGTACATCCCGTCCCGCAGCGTGCTCAAGCTTCCCCGGCAGGGCTGGACGGACACGCTGCGCAGCCGGCTCGAGCACCTGATCGACCTGCACGAACCGGCGGTGGTCGCGGTCGACAGCGTCCCGCACGACGGCATCGTGGCCGCGGTCCGGTCCCGCCCGGACGTCACCTGGGTCTGGGTGCGGCGCCCGATGTGGCGGCGCGACACCGGCGCCGAGTGGATCGAGCGGGGCGGGTACTTCGACGCGATCCTCGAGCCCGGCGAGTTCGCGGCCGCCGCCGACGAGGGTCCGACCGTCACCGACCGGGCCGGCGTGCACGCCGTCGAACCGATCACCTATCTGGACCCGGACGAGCTGGCCGAGCCGGTCGCCGCCCGGGAGGCGCTCGGGCTCGAACCGGGGCGCCCGGCCGCACTGCTGCAGCTCGGCGCCGGCAACATCAACGACATCGCGTCGCCGGTCGCCCGGATCGCCGGGCACCTGCGGTCCGCCGGCTTCCAGGTGGTGCTCGCCGAGTCCGCGATCGCCACCGACCCGATGCCGCCGATCCCCGGCGCGCATCTGGTGAAGCTGTACCCGATCAGTCGGTATCTGCGCGGACTGGACCTGGTGATCAGCGCGTCCGGCTACAACTCGTTCCATGAGCTGCTGGCGTTCGGCGTGCCGGCGGTCTTCGTGCCGAACCACGAGACGTCCCTGGACGACCAGGTGAGCCGGGCCCGGTTCGCGGCGGCGGCCGGCGCCGCGCTGATCGTCGAGGATCCGGACGGCGAGGACCTGGACCGGGTGCTGGCGGTTGCGGTGCGGGCCGAGGTGCGGGACCAGCTGAGCCGCCGCTGCGAACAGGTCAGGCCCGGCAACGGCGCCGCGGCGGCCGCCCGCTGGCTCGCCGAGCTGGCCGACCGACGAACCCCCGGAGTATGA
- a CDS encoding amidohydrolase family protein: MALHVRGTVLPDGEVRDLWLVGDRVTYEPVAGAETISDGGFVVPGLVDAHCHLGIAYGAKPIESVDQARELAVIDRDAGVLALRDAGSPYPYPELDDEPGVPRLARAGRHVAAPRRYLRDIGVEVAGDEVAAVVTAQAKAGTGWVKLVGDWIDREVGDLAPSWDAATMAAAVEAAHAAGARAAVHTFSEEGVEIMVRAGVDSVEHGTGLSLDLIDEMARRGTALVPTMINIRTFGKIADSARGKFDGYADHMIHLRDRFPSVVLAAHEAGVPIYVGTDAGGGIRHGLAADEMLYLHEAGIPAADVLASASWKAREWLGFPGLVEGGLADLVVYDADPRADLRVVKAPRRIVLRGAVIK; this comes from the coding sequence ATGGCGTTGCATGTGCGCGGGACGGTTCTGCCCGACGGTGAGGTCCGGGATCTGTGGCTGGTGGGGGATCGGGTCACCTACGAGCCGGTGGCCGGGGCCGAGACGATCAGTGACGGCGGGTTCGTCGTGCCCGGTCTGGTCGATGCGCACTGCCATCTCGGGATCGCGTACGGCGCGAAGCCGATCGAGAGCGTCGACCAGGCCCGTGAACTGGCGGTGATCGACCGGGACGCGGGAGTTCTGGCGCTGCGGGACGCGGGTTCGCCGTACCCGTACCCGGAATTGGATGACGAACCGGGCGTGCCGCGCCTCGCGCGGGCCGGGCGGCACGTGGCCGCGCCCCGGCGGTACCTGCGGGACATCGGTGTCGAGGTGGCCGGTGACGAGGTGGCCGCCGTGGTGACCGCGCAGGCCAAGGCCGGCACCGGCTGGGTGAAGCTGGTCGGCGACTGGATCGACCGGGAGGTCGGTGACCTGGCGCCGAGCTGGGACGCAGCGACCATGGCGGCAGCGGTGGAGGCGGCGCACGCGGCCGGCGCCCGGGCGGCGGTGCACACGTTCTCCGAGGAGGGCGTGGAGATCATGGTGCGGGCCGGGGTGGACTCGGTCGAGCACGGCACCGGTCTCAGCCTCGATCTGATCGACGAGATGGCCCGGCGGGGGACCGCCCTGGTGCCCACGATGATCAACATTCGGACCTTCGGCAAGATCGCCGACTCGGCGCGGGGCAAGTTCGACGGGTACGCGGACCACATGATCCACCTACGGGACCGGTTCCCGTCCGTGGTGCTGGCCGCGCACGAGGCCGGCGTCCCGATCTACGTGGGCACCGACGCCGGTGGTGGCATCCGGCACGGGCTGGCCGCCGACGAGATGCTCTACCTGCACGAGGCCGGCATCCCGGCGGCGGACGTGCTGGCCTCGGCGTCCTGGAAGGCCCGGGAGTGGCTGGGCTTCCCCGGGCTGGTCGAGGGTGGCCTGGCCGACCTGGTGGTCTACGACGCCGACCCCCGCGCCGACCTGCGCGTGGTGAAGGCGCCGCGCCGGATCGTCCTGCGCGGCGCCGTCATCAAATGA